agcaataaaggaaacaaaagaaaagttcggagtaggtattaaaatccatggagaagaaataaaaactttaaggttcaccgatgacattgtaattctgtgacagacagcaaaggatttgaaagagcagttgaacggaatggacagtgtcttaaaaggaggatataagatgaacatcaacaaaagcaaaacgaggataagggaatgtagtcgaattaagtcgggtaatgctgagggaattagattaggaaatgagagacttaaagtagtaaaggagttttgctatttggggagcaaaataactgacgatggtcgaagtagagaggatataaaatgtagactgtcaatggcaaggaaagcatttctgaagaagaaaaatttgttaacatcgtgtatagatttaaatgtcaggaagtcgtttctgaaagtatttgtatgtagtgtacccatgtagggaagtgaaacatggacgataaatagtttagacaaggagagaatagaagcgttcgaaatgtggtgctacataagaatgctgaagattagatgggtagatcacataactaatgaggaggtattgaatggaattggggagatgaggagcttgtggcacaacttgactagaagaagggatcggttggtaggacatgttctgagtcatcgaaggatcaccaatttagtattggagggcagcgtggagggtaaaaatcgtagagggagaccaagagatgaatacactaagcagattcagaaggatgtaggttgcagtaggtactgggagatgaagaagcttgcacaggatagagtagaatggagagctgcaccaaactagtctcaggactgaggaccacaacaacaacaacataatcagaTTAGACAATACGACcaacgaaggaagaagaaaaatgcaCAGTTATGATAAACATATCTGCTATTACAAACTACGGTGATATGGACAATAACCTTTGTAAAATATTCCATCGTATTGTTGTTTGTTACTGTTACATATATTTCTGGTTTAGAAATACATGGATTTATAATTTATATGTAAACATTTCTGTATAAATTGAATCAGACTAATACAGTATGTTCAAGTATGCAAAAGTAATGCAGTCTACAATAGTAATCTAAAGTTAGAGATAAAAGGAGAAACACTAGCAGTTAGTAGGACAGAATTACTTTAGCAGTGAATTCAGGAACTTATGATGCGCTTGTGGTCATGTTGCACTTGCAGTGAATACCATGTTTACCTCAATACCTTGTTATAAAACACAAAACCACTTGCTATCTCCGTCTTGTCGCAGTGGACAATCACCAGCGTAACCGCATATTTGTCACGACGCCTCTTGCCCGTCGCGGCATCCCGGTAACTCTGAGCACCATCCCCTATGACGGAGAGCAGAGTCCGCTCCTGAAGCCCTACCCCAACCTGGAAATCCACCACACCACCGAGGACTCCATCACCGACTGCAACACCCAGCTGGTGGACGTCATCAGAATAACTGTGAGTCTCCTGTGGCATGTACATTCGTACTCCGCAAGCAAACAGTctctgtgctgaaagtttcttGGCATTTGGTTCTCTTTGCCTTTGTATTCCATTCTCTATGATCTACCTTCATCATATTTCCTGGCTGACTTTTATCATTTCTCTTTCTTTCCGGAACAAAGCACTAGTACTCAATAAGTTTTACAGTGTGGAAAACTCATGTCTCGTGTTGGTAATTGAAAATGTTCCATTGATAATGATAATTTTGTAgctcttttccttattttatttttcataataagACTATATGCATCGCTAGTTATATACATATTCACATATAACCTCCAGTGTAACGTGGCTGCATATGAAATGCGGGTCCATAATTTTACTAAGTGAAaaggatgtgtaaataaataaataagtaataaccaTTACCCTCCGTGACGTAGTATTCAGGACATGCTAGTCTACTCGTTATTCCTTCACAGCTTCGGCTGTCATGCATGATCTTGAATGTATTCCAACACATTTTAACTATTGCTAAAGTTCAACTTCTTCTTGGATTTGCCGTTGGTTTCGTTTGTATTTTACTTTAATATGAATTTTGTTTCAAAGTTTTCATTGTAACTAGAGGTTCGCATTCCTTTCAGAAGTGTGACATTTTCACTGTCCCagtgtccgccccaggtagctgtgtggaagccggcacggtacctcagcgtgtttgGACAGAGGGTTAGCTCAAGACTGAACTGGAACGCGTGTCTTccgacatccgcaccgaacaaatgcaacgaacagtatCGAATAAAATGAggtcaaagacaaaaaaattaaaaaaaagttgtcagcgcgacataatgtcaatcctaagggccttcgttcgattcccggctcggtcagagattttctccgctcagggattgggtgttgtgttgtcctaagcatcatcatttcgtccccatcgacgcgcatgtcacCGTAGTGGCGTCAAATTTAAGGActagcacctggcgaacggtctacccgacgggaggcccctgTCACATAACATTTACGTTTGCTATCCCAGATTCAGTCAATAACTTATAAAAACTCTTCTCGTCACTCATTCttctcacatttttgttacattacTTAAATTGTAGACAGCAAACTGGATAGGCCGTAAGGACTTATCAGATAAGAACCGCGATACTAAGTTGCAAAGTGAGTAATCTTTTCCTCAGTGCAGTAATCCACGATTGTCGTACAGACATCTGTCGtcgacagtttaagctgtgatttCTTTCGCTGACCATCTGTTTCAGAAAACATGGGCAGATGATGATACGCTATACGCCCTCGACACCGGTGTTTTGGATCTGACAACGAAGCCGAAAAACGTGTGTCCACCCAAAATTGTCATTTTGGACCTACGGACTGATGAGGTCATCAATTCCATAGTAATTCATAACGCAGCCTGCAACTCATTGTACACCTATTTGTGGGTAAGTATTTATTCGAAAAGAGAATATATTTGTAAATAATCTTCGTTTCCTGtctgataatttatttttaaattaagacACTCTTGCGGTACGCTAACAATGTCCACTTCCTGACTTGTAGTCTTCTTTTCCACTCCAAGCGTTGTACATCTTCATCTTGCCAATACAAGTCTTTTCCTcgggtttcctttacttcttcacCCCTTCGATTTCTATCTAATGATTATGACAGATGATCTTTAACTACACATCCTGCTGATGTGTCGATTCCACTCCCTGTTCAATTGATGTTATTTCATTCCTAATATCATTATTCTAAATTATGTCCGTTCTACTACATTCGTATAGTGACCCATGAATTATTTCCTTTCAATAAAATAGGCACTGCCATGATCTAATAAAATTTTAATCCTTTCTCTTTCCGTGTTTTGTTCTTAGGCACCACTTTACAGTTCCACATATATTTGAGAGTGCTGCTAGTTTCTTCTTACCATCGTGCATATTCTATAGAATGTATCCCTATTTCCAACAAACACCGCAGTGCAGACAGTAGAAAAGGGCTACATTTTACAGATTAGTGTGGAATGCCTTATTCTCTCTGAGGCGTCCCGCTAAGAAGTTTATTCACTATTGCCTTTTTCTCCATGGCCACTAAACAAACTACCCAATTACGAACAACCTACCAGCTTTCTGTAAACACCGCAGAACAACGGTTACCTGAATAACGGTAAGATATGGCCTGAAGCTTGCTATGGATATATGAGAGGCGACTGTCATGGGCTTCTTGGACTTGACACCATTGACTTCGACATTTTATTTGCAAAAATAAGCAGCATTAATTTGTAgaaaagtgcagtgcaatggtttcgctcatgcATTCCAATGTCTCATGTCTGGCACTATGAAGTCACAGGTAATATCAGGTGCCTACAAGGTTTCTGCACTGTTTCATTGAACAGGTATTTAATGAACTGTCATCAGTCTGGTCCTTCTGCAAACACTAAATAATCCCGAAGAAATCTCACTGCCGACCTGTGTGCCCTGTCAGAATGATAGCTGAACACAGGATTACAGCTCAAGTAATTCAAAACCTAAGGGATACTGGTTGCTCATTCAAGGCTCATTAGCCAGAAATATAGGGAGAATCACTACCACCTTTAAACCCAAATGGAACAAATATCAACTTATATCCCTCAGCAAAGAGTGTAGGAGTAATGAAAGATGAAAATCTAAACCGGCATGTGCAAGAACGCATAAGTATCTCTTCATgccccacaaaaatataaaaagctcatcCCTTTTCATCTGAAAAAAACATTTCATACAAAGACTTATACTTCATGTCGCGGACTTACCATGATTTCCTGGGCGCGTTCTATTTGTGATATTCGACTCTTTGGCCTTATTTCGCCACCATATCCACAGCCACTCAGACTGTGTGAAGCCAGGTGCAGAGAtatccataccctctgtcttctctactgtcttatcaacgtatACCCAACGTactctgtccctcatatctctcctcgtttTTAATGCTCTTCTTGTAACAATGTCGTAGAAACATCTGAtctcatcagagcaaaatcctttttgTCCCAGCATACCGTCCAGTCACTTTTTTgacgtccttctcagtagcaggaacccaacTTTGGAGTAAGCACTTGCATTATATTAGAgatctgaataacatctccagtttcagACGACATTTAATGACGTATCTcctgaagcaacaataatgactaTCAATATCCCTGTATGCACTCGTTCGCCTTCATCGTGCAACCTTACTTCAGTCAACCAGATCTTCCCAGTATACTTAGGTAGTGTAATATCTTTACCTTTACTTTCCCCAGGACGCGCTATCTAAGAAAACATCTGTTATGTATACCTATAAATTAATATTGTATCTGCTAGtattatcattgttgttactgtcaTTTATATTAGCATTATCATTATTAGTGACAGCTACATTAGTAGAAGTAGAAGAACTGTCAGTAGTAACTTCATTACTTTGAAGTCAGTATTATTTATTCACATTATCTTATATAGATTCAAACCGTTTTACTACTTTTTGTCACATTCAAATTATTATTTCTTacataactatgatgtaaaaactgTTCTGTGTATGTGAAACCTTGGTCTGATGTGAGAGACGGCCTGATGGCTGTAATCTGATCAAGTTAAAtaaatgaactaataaataaataaatatagcacaTACTCAGCCCAGTTCTTCTATAACTGACATGACTGTGATGGCAGCCACGGACATTATGGTTATATGGTTCTGAATGATTTGCAATTCAAAACAGTGATAAACCCGATGAGCACGGTCAGTCACAAAGTTGTCTCTTCGAGTTTGTAGAGGTTCAGACTCGCAGGTTCTGGAATTGTGGGTTTCTCTTATCCCCACTTACCTGCCTGCGATACTTTCATAGTTTACAGCATCCCGTGATATTATAAGCAAACTATGAGAAGTTGGTGGCACACAAAAAGGAATCAAAACGAGCATTATTCGTTACAGCACAGCACTTGGATGACTTCAGTAAGCAAACAGTGTAGCTCTTTCATTCTTGCTACTGAAACATTCTCATCTCGGTTGTTCCTGATTTCCTTCATTCGAAATAATTTAATAGCCTAGTTGTACACATCGTCAAGTCCTGAACATCTGATGCATATGTGTACGTCATGTCGTCCGTAATTTGTAATCCACTGTCGATGTGGGACGGTTAACACTGAGGGGCCCATAAAAGTATTACATTTGCTGGGCAAGAATTCACTCCGATGGTCaagaggttttttttgtttttttgttttagggcgcacaactacagtggtcattagcacccaggctaaattatgaatgcactgcgaggcacaatgttaaaacagcaactaaaaaggacaacactataaaaggcacattaacaggcaagggattacaagataacagcataatcaaatgtccttagacaggtttgtcgagtggataaaacgaagaacgcgagtagctgctcctgggtcaaatttcatccagagtacatgggaggccaagatcaatgcgtagtgtattaaaattcggacaggacgttaaaatgtggcgtaccgtcagcacttgcccacatgggcaggacggcgccggcgcagccgtcagcagatggcggtggctgaactggcagtgtccaaaccataaccgggccaaaacgagCTCCTCCCGTCGAGAAGGGCGtaaagaggtcgtccaagccgtggggagaggtttgaAGGcctgaagcttgttttcagtaagtggatGGTCAAGAGGTGAGTGTGTAGTGTGTATGTGGGAGGTGAGGAGTGTACTAAAGAAGTTTGTTTTCCTTGCACAATCTGTATCTGTCTGCTGGGAGCTTGCTTTCCtaaagccatgttgttgttgttgtggtcatcagtcctgagactggtttgatgcagctctccatgctactctatcctgtgcaaagtcATAAAGAATCACGTAAACTAACCAAAAGGCAGAGGCGTTACAGTTCTAGTAGTCACCGATTGTGAGTGCTGACACACATATTACTATAAAGGTTTACTTACATTACTCGCCTTGAACATGTCTGCCCTTACAGCCACACAACAAAGTCCACCTTGCTTGCTACAGATACCATTTTGACGTTTCTCGCAATTTAGGCTGAGTTCTCCACAAGATACTGCACAATCGATCAGTGTACTGTGGAACATGAATAGGTAGGGGTACAGGTCCATGAATTAGCCCCCCATCAAACTATGATCGCTGACTGCCACCTAAAACTTTTGTAAATTACTGTCATCATTAAATGTGTTGTCAGACCTAGCTGTATTTCAGAGAAAAATAAAACTTGGgaatgaaacgaaatgaaacagaACCCCTTTCATGTACTTCTTTtaattgttcgttttttttttttgttttgtacaagACAGCACTTTATTGTCAGAGTAGTCTTGTCTTGATAAGACATCGACACTGAAATGATAGAAAAATACAGTTTTTGGATATGTTTGATAATGCAGTTATATTGTTTTATTGGAAGggatttgcagttcttttctgttatttatataaatAGTTATGCCAGTAATTGACATTTGTTTACTTAGAACATAGCTGACCGGTGTGTTAAAGTGCATACATAGATATGGGTTTGTATTCAGGTGGACGCATGTCCAGAAGACAGCTTGACGGCCTACAGCTCCGACACGAGAGGCAACGTACTGTCGGTGACGGACCTCTCCACTGGCGCCTCCAAACACCTGCACAGCCAGTACTTCCACCCCAAGCCCGGCTTCTTCTTCCCGAAGGCGGGAGGTCCAGCCTACTACATGCCGGACGGCATCAATGGAGCGACGGCCGATGAGTGCTGCGACGGGAAACTCTACTTCCAGGCGTTCGCCAGCAACATCCAGGGCGTTGTCGACAAGCAGCTCATCCGAGATGCATGCGACGGGGATGTTTTGGATATCAAGACGCAGGTAACGTCACATGAGTTCCGCTATCACACAATATGTGAAATACTTCAGTGCAGAGTGAATATTTGTACTTATGTGATACCCAGATTCTGGCGTATGTATCGTGCAGTTTCTGTAAACCTCAGTGAAAAATACTACAAAGGGCAGGTGCAAAACAACGCAAGTCGACTACACTAAGTTTCACACGATGTATTTCACGGGCGACTGCTTTCCATTTGTCACAACAGTGAATCTAGTCAGATTGTAGAGCCACTCATGTTAATTGTTGCAGGTAAGGTTGTTACTTCTGTAACGGTATCCataaaaatctacactcctggaaatggaaaaaagaacacattgacaccggtgtgtcagacccaccatacttgctccggacactgcgagagggctgtacaagcaatgatcacacgcacggcacagcggacacaccaggaaccgcggtgttggccgtcgaatggcgctagctgcgcagcatttgtgcaccgccgccgtcagtgtcagccagtttgccgtggcatacggagctccatcgcagtctttaacactggtagcatgccgcgacagcgtggacgtgaaccgtatgtggagttgacggactttgagcgagggcgtatagtgggcatgcgggaggccgggtggacgtaccgccgaattgctcaacacgtggggcgtgaggcctccacagtacatcgatgttgtcgccagtggtcggcggacggtgcacgtgcccgtcgacctgggaccggaccgcagcgacgcacggatgcacgccaagaccgtaggatcctacgcagtgctgtaggggaccgcaccgccacttcccagcaaattcgggacactgttgctcctggggtatcggcgaggaccattcgcaaccgtctccatgaagctgggctacggtcccgcacaccgttaggccgtattccgctcacgccccaacatcgtgcagcccgcctccaggggtgtcgcgacaggcgtgaatggagggacgaatgcagacgtgtcgtcttcagcgatgagagtcgcttctgccttggtgccaatgatggtcgtatgcgtgtttggcgccgtgcaggtgagcgccacaatcaggactgcatacgaccgagacacacagggccaacacccggcatcatggtgtggggagcgatctcctacactggccgtacaccactggtgatcgtcgaggggacactgaatagtgcacggtacatccaaaccgtcatcgaacccatcgttctaccattcctagaccggcaagggaacttgctgttccaacaggacaatgcacgtccgcatgtatcccgtgccacccaacgtgctctagaaggtgtaagtcaactaccctggccagcaagatctccggatctgtcccccattgagcatgtttgggactggatgaagcgtcgtctcacgcggtctgcacgtccagcacgaacgctgggtcaactgaggcgccaggtggaaatggcatggcaagccgttccacaggactacatccagcatctctacgatcgtctccatgggagaatagcagcctgcattgctgcgaaaggtggatatacactgtaatagtgccgacattgtgcatgctctgttgcctgtgtctatgtgcctgtggttctgtcagtgtgatcatgtgatgtatctgaccccaggaatgtgtcaataaagtttccccttcctgggacaatgaattcacggtgttcttatttcaatttccaggagtgtatttaaccacgATAGATTCACTTTCATGCAACGTTACTACAATCGTGCTTAGGACTGGgcatttcttcaaaatttacagtTCACTTGCGATCGATGGcgtgaaaaaaaaactatttttcctTGGCTATCACTAAGAGAATGACATATTACAAtttgattcataataaaaaaacGAAGAAACCATTTTTTTTAGCACTCAGCAAAGACTGAATTCTTACATTCAACGTATCGTACGATTTATAGATGAACTGGCTATTGCTAGACGTATTTTGCTAAGTACTGGCCTACCAAATTTAACATAATAATCTCTGAGAAAGTTATTTAGTAAACAAAAGTACTACTGCGCCCAGTTACAAGAAACTGCCCTCGTTGTGTGCTTGCTGTAGAAGTTAACATCCTTTCATGTACACGTTTTCACATTTCAGTGTAAacgaaagtacccggacacctactTACACCTACTTACACCTACTTACAGGTCTCCCTGTCCTCACAGGATGTTTTCTGTGGAAGTAGAGTTTCCAAGATCTACGTGCTGCTCATCTGCACCGTCATGTGAATGATTTTATTTGTCATTCTCCACCCTTAGGAATGGGGCTGTATCAGTGGAGCGGTTCGGTTTATATAATTACCAGACAAGCGGATAGCGGGGTAAACGTAAGATCCCAGTTAGGAGATAAAGCATGTCGTCATTTGTTCAGCTTGAGGCTTACTACGGCGGCGAGATTGTAGGCACCGTCATCGCGCATGGGAAAGCCATGATGCTATTcgcgatatttaaaaaaaagacttaTAGGTGAGTCAGGACATTCTTACTTTGCATATATGCCTTCGAAtggaggttctctaaatttacccaacagctgTTCTCGTACACtacgtcgtcttccttccaggtCTCCCATTCCAGTTCCACAATATATCTGTTTCAGTTTTATGTTGCCCATACCGAACTGTTACGATCCCAACACCTCGTCTCTGAATTCTCGCTTGCTCTCCGTTCTCAAGCTCAATTCGTAAGGACTCCATAAGCTGGACTATTATTCTAGATTTAGTCGGAATAGCGtcttgtatgcgatttcctttactAATGAACTGCACTTTCGAGGAATCTACAACAAATTTTTCTGCTATTCGCCTCACCTATTACTGAAATTGTGTAATCGTCCGCATTCATACCGCTTCTTAGTATTACCGGTAAAAACTTTTAAGAAGTGACCTGTTGTAGTTATTCACCACTAGGcttgtaatcagatactatcgCGTTATTTCTTTCTGTTAGAGGCGTAGAGACACTGCCACTCATTACACCTAGTGGAAACTCTACCAAAGTGTTTCTGTTACTTATAAGAATTGTCGAACGATGACACTTTAATGAGATTAACAGCATAGTCAGTGTACGAACTTATAAGGTTGCTGATCCCATCTGCTAAATTTCTTACCAACTTACGCTTGCTTGAAGCACAACCGAATTTACTTGCGTATCTGTGGGACGGCCACCGTCGTGTGCAATGCATTGCACACTATTTAAGAAATATTCATTCAGCCCTCACACATTTGAGAAAATACTCTTTACAGTAGTGGAAAATGTGATGTAACCTAATATGTCGCAAATAGTAATGCTGGTTGATTGCCTTGTATTACTTAAGAAATTCTGAATTCTGTGGAACAGATAGAGTTTGTTCTACTATCTCTTCGTAACGTTCTTATCGGGAATGGTGTATCTATTTCAGGTTGATCTGCCAGGAGAATTACCTGGGCAGAGTGGAGTAATGGCAGCGGATCCGAAGGGACAGCTGCTATTCTTCCCTGTGCTGGATGAACTGGCCATCTACTGTTGGAACACAAGCAAACCTCACGACCGCGAGAACTTCCGCTTGATCGTTCAAGATGATGAACATCTACTGTTCGTCAGCAGCATCAAGATAGACACCAAAGCACAAAGATTATATATAATGAGCGATCGAGTAACGTCCTATCTATCAAACACCACCAGCTGTTCTGAAGACAACTATCAGATTTTGTACATTGACATAAAGGATATAGAATGTTAGTTTTACGTACCGCAGATATTGTTTTGCGTATTCGAGGAACTTGGTGCCTCGGCAAGATTCAACGTATGCGAATACCaatctatgaaatactgaaaagaaTTAAATATAGAATCTGCAAATAATTTAAGTCGACCTTACTTCGTCCACTGTTAAAAACTCACAATAATGcatattaaaatttattactttgtgacatagtaaataaaaattacaatcacAAAGTATCGTCAGTTTAAATATTAACCGTTACATTTACACTTAAACAGACAAAACATGGAAATGGAACATACGTACTTTTACAATATTACATTCTCATCCAACGAAAAGAATGAAGAATAGCTAGGATCTCTAGAGTGATCGACACTAAGGCCATTAAGGATGGAGTACGAACTCCAACAGGGGAGGAACAGTGGCTACATCCTTTCACAACGACGATCGCCTCCTTTGCTACTTAGCAATATCACATAAAATAAAAGTCTGGATGTGAGGGtggacatttgaaccattaccctCGGGAATGGGAGCCttttgtgctaaccactgtggcgTTTCTTTTGTCTCTCGATACATGACCGCTAATAAAACAGAAACAATAAACAATATCTGATATCTCACTAAACAAATGAAGTTAGTTCATTCCTTGTTTCAGAGCTCACCGACACGGCTTACTATGACATGATCTTGAACCAGTCTTTTCACAGGCCAATTAAGTATTAGAGaatggatttttttaaaagtgaaagtTACTACTTTAGCAATTAAATGTGTTGCTTGTGAAACTAGTGTAATAAACCAGGTAATCCCCTTTTTCCTTCGATACAGCTGATGCCGCTCAgacgtttcacttttattttttttagaagaaGTACCCAGAAGAAGCAAAATCAGCACAGAATTAAAATTTGCCTTGACAAATTTAATACACCTTACGTTTTTTGTTCAGATTATCGAAGGTTTTTTGGTGGCTTCATGTTAACATATATTCTTGTGTTGCAAATATATTACTGCACTttttcaaaatgtgatggatttcttTTGACCAGTTTCGCAAGGGTATATGTACATAGTGCTATAAAATTCGTGGAAATGTATGACACTCACTGTTTCTGAGGACATCTCTGGATTAACGTAtgctgtggcaaccctgcaggaaaGGGAATGCGATTCAGCATATCTCACGACT
This genomic interval from Schistocerca cancellata isolate TAMUIC-IGC-003103 chromosome 3, iqSchCanc2.1, whole genome shotgun sequence contains the following:
- the LOC126174938 gene encoding protein yellow-like, whose protein sequence is MRPHASTFAMLVVLLVVDGDADHKSSHVLRHGGHVRAAHWTGKTSPVTRGKSACEEPLLVTIKATKWIEFDFGDDGTLEKEMIAKGLYDPRMVGEYDLTMDNHQRNRIFVTTPLARRGIPVTLSTIPYDGEQSPLLKPYPNLEIHHTTEDSITDCNTQLVDVIRITKTWADDDTLYALDTGVLDLTTKPKNVCPPKIVILDLRTDEVINSIVIHNAACNSLYTYLWVDACPEDSLTAYSSDTRGNVLSVTDLSTGASKHLHSQYFHPKPGFFFPKAGGPAYYMPDGINGATADECCDGKLYFQAFASNIQGVVDKQLIRDACDGDVLDIKTQVDLPGELPGQSGVMAADPKGQLLFFPVLDELAIYCWNTSKPHDRENFRLIVQDDEHLLFVSSIKIDTKAQRLYIMSDRVTSYLSNTTSCSEDNYQILYIDIKDIEC